In Euphorbia lathyris chromosome 9, ddEupLath1.1, whole genome shotgun sequence, the following are encoded in one genomic region:
- the LOC136206442 gene encoding PRA1 family protein A1-like, with protein MDWGNVTAEDLIDALREVDWSSPPRPFSEFFSRFTVPKSSAKWDSRLKCNLYYYRTNYFIMIIFLLGLGFLRRPLAIVAALLSGLSIAFMNDSFAGTFSEKVTRTMRQISPHLAAKLRPPLSPVIRGRPSAKRAIHICGRPRWVFVLIFSSASFILWHVSCGLLTVLWALAFGLLATLLHASFRTPNLKARLNTFREEFRAVWRNYSDL; from the exons ATGGATTGGGGTAACGTAACAGCAGAAGATCTGATCGATGCACTTCGCGAGGTAGACTGGTCATCGCCACCTCGACCTTTCTCCGAATTTTTCTCAAGATTCACTGTCCCTAAATCATCTGCTAAATGGGACAGCCGCCTTAAATGCAATCTTTACTA CTATCGGACAAACTACTTCATTATGATCATTTTCCTTCTTG GACTGGGTTTCCTTAGACGACCACTTGCTATAGTGGCTGCTCTCTTATCAGGACTTAGCATTGCTTTTATGAATGATAG CTTTGCAGGTACTTTTAGTGAGAAGGTAACAAGAACTATGAGGCAAATTTCTCCACATTTAGCTGCTAAGCTGAGACCTCCTCTTTC ACCTGTTATTCGTGGACGTCCATCTGCTAAAAGGGCAATTCATATATGTGGTCGGCCCCGTTGGGTATTTGTGCTGATATTCTCTTCTG CAAGTTTCATCCTTTGGCATGTCTCCTGTGGTCTCTTGACTGTGCTATGGGCACTTGCCTTTGGGCTTCTTG CCACTCTCCTTCATGCAAGCTTTAGAACTCCTAATCTGAAAGCACGTCTGAACACATTTCGTGAAGAATTTCGTGCTGTTTGGCGCAATTACAGTGACCTGTAG